In Akkermansia muciniphila ATCC BAA-835, the genomic stretch ACAGGGCGGCGGCCAAAGCAGTAAAATCAGCCTTGGTGATGCCCATTTCATGCCCCCTTACCAGCAAAACGCCCAGCCCCAGCGCCGTCACCATTTCCAGCACGGGAACCAGGAAGTGCCTGTACTTCACCGTTCTGAGATTGATTTTGAAAAAACGCTGAATCAGCCCCAGGAAAAGATTTACCTGCTGTTCCTGCATTCCGTAGGAACGGATTTCACGCTGGGAGGCCAAATTTTCCTGGGCTGCGGCCGTAATATTGCCCAGTTCGTCCTGAGCCTGTTTGGACTTCTTCATCACGCGGCGGCCGAAAAAGCGGATGGGCCATATGGCCAGCGCAATCAGCCCCAGATTCATCAGGACTACTGCCGTATTCGGATCAACAAATACCTTGTACACCAGGAAGGCAAGGGCGGTCAGCAGAGTCAGGGGCTGCTTGATGATGTCATTGGCCGCTACCACCAGCCCCCCCTGCACGTTGGCGGCGTCATTAATTAGGCGGCTGATCAGGTCCCCCCGTTTCTGGCGGTCAATGAAGGAAAGGGGCAGCGTCTGCAATTTGGAAAAGGCGTCCAGCCTGATTGCCTCCAGCACTTTCATGCTGACGATGCTGATCCAGTACACGTTGAAGAACGTGCCTATGCCACGGACGGCGAAGACCAGAGGCAGCAGAGAGCATACGGCCAGCAGCACCGCCAGGTGCATGTGTTCCGGGGCCACCAGCCGAGCGATCATGTCCTGAAGCTCCGGTGGAATCTGTGTATTGTCAAACACCACCGGAAATACTTTGGCAATCATCAGCGGAAAGCCGAAACCGCTGGCGGCGGCAGCCAGAGCCCCGGCAGCCAGAGCGGCGATGAACAGCTTCATCACGGGCTTCAAATACCGCGCATATTCAAAAAACTGGCTTAACATGGAGCGCCTCCTTCCTCCTCCGCAACCATCTGCTGCTTATTGTAAAGTTCCCGGTACAGGGGAGAAGAAGCCATCAGCTCCTCATGCGTGCCGTCCGCAACCACACGGCCTTTCTCCAGCACCAAAATGCGGTCCGCCATGCGGATGGTGCTGAAACGGTGGGCAATAATGAACGTCGTGCGGCCGGAAGCCAGTCTCTCAATCTCCTTCTGAATCTGCTCCTCGCTCTTCATATCCAAGGAAGCCGTGGCCTCATCCAGCACCAGGATGGGAGCGTTTTTCAAAAAGGCCCTCGCCAGGGAAACGCGCTGCCGCTGGCCGCCGGAAAGGCCCTCCCCCATTTCCCCGATCATGCGGGAATACCCTTCCCCCGTCTCATTGATAAAACTGTCCACGGCGGACATGCGGCCGGCTTCCTCCACCTCCGCGTCGGAAGCGTCCGGACGGCCGATGCGTATATTGTCCGCCACGGAGCCGCGGAACAGAACGGGATACTGGGAAACCAGCGCTATGTGGGAAAGAAGTTCCTTTTTACTCATCTCCCTCACGTCGATGCCGTCCACCTTCACGCTGCCGGAAAGGACATCATAAAAACGGCACAGCAAATTAATGAAAGTCGTCTTCCCCGCT encodes the following:
- a CDS encoding ABC transporter ATP-binding protein, which produces MLSQFFEYARYLKPVMKLFIAALAAGALAAAASGFGFPLMIAKVFPVVFDNTQIPPELQDMIARLVAPEHMHLAVLLAVCSLLPLVFAVRGIGTFFNVYWISIVSMKVLEAIRLDAFSKLQTLPLSFIDRQKRGDLISRLINDAANVQGGLVVAANDIIKQPLTLLTALAFLVYKVFVDPNTAVVLMNLGLIALAIWPIRFFGRRVMKKSKQAQDELGNITAAAQENLASQREIRSYGMQEQQVNLFLGLIQRFFKINLRTVKYRHFLVPVLEMVTALGLGVLLVRGHEMGITKADFTALAAALFMCYDPLKRLGVTLTNLKSAYASLERINYLLKEPDTMPEAADPVPMGRAAGRLDYDGVSFSYDGARKVLDGINVHIRPGEVVGLVGPSGAGKTTFASLLPRFYDVSSGALRVDGVDVRDASLHDVRKNIAFVSQHPVLFHGTIMENIRLGRQDAADDEVVAAARAAAADGFIMGMPDGYQTMLGDGGSGLSGGQRQRIAIARAFLKDAPILILDEATASLDAESEALIQQELDRLVEGRTALIVAHRFSSIRVATRILVFESGRIVGDGSHAELYASCPLYRELYDRQSL